In one window of Balnearium lithotrophicum DNA:
- a CDS encoding epoxyqueuosine reductase QueH: MRVLLHICCAPCACYPIKWLKEKGYEIVGLWYNPNIHPCTEFVKRMETVKKLEKLEEIKVIYFENYEPEKWLRAVAFREERPVRCQICYSMRLEMAASVAKRGKFDAFTSTLFYSKYQSRELMVSLAESASKKFGVKFLNVDFREGWKEGIDISKEKGLYRQQYCGCIYSEKERYCPKGKPKGSWVLNQVVEESERVISHFKS; the protein is encoded by the coding sequence GTGAGAGTTTTACTCCATATCTGCTGTGCTCCCTGTGCCTGCTATCCAATAAAGTGGCTGAAAGAAAAAGGCTATGAGATTGTTGGCCTGTGGTACAACCCTAACATTCATCCGTGTACAGAGTTTGTTAAGAGAATGGAAACCGTTAAAAAACTGGAGAAGTTAGAAGAGATAAAGGTCATCTACTTTGAAAACTACGAACCCGAAAAGTGGTTGAGGGCAGTAGCATTTAGGGAGGAAAGACCCGTCAGGTGCCAAATTTGCTACTCGATGCGCTTAGAAATGGCTGCTTCAGTTGCTAAAAGGGGAAAGTTTGATGCTTTTACTTCTACTCTCTTTTATTCAAAGTACCAGAGTAGAGAATTGATGGTTTCGCTTGCCGAAAGTGCCTCTAAAAAATTTGGAGTTAAGTTTCTAAATGTTGATTTTAGGGAAGGTTGGAAGGAAGGAATAGACATTTCAAAGGAAAAGGGACTCTACAGACAACAGTACTGTGGCTGCATCTACTCTGAAAAGGAAAGGTACTGTCCCAAAGGTAAACCTAAAGGTTCCTGGGTTTTGAATCAGGTTGTTGAGGAGTCAGAAAGGGTAATTTCCCACTTTAAGTCTTAA
- a CDS encoding homocysteine S-methyltransferase family protein gives MAENPFLKEEKIWVLDGAMGTMLMKKGMDVNYAPELLNVKHPEVLMEIHEEYIEAGADIIETNTFGSNRIKLSHYGLEDRVKELTKAGVRLAKEASRGRALVALSVGPTGVFVEPVGDYSFDEIKDVFKEQIEAGAEAGADLILIETMSDTKEAKAAVVAAQEICDLPVLVSMTYQEDGRTLLGTPPEVSAAIFEGFNVSAVGANCSLGPESFVNLVRRMASVTETPIVVYANAGLPVLKDGKTIYPEPPEVFGEYAVKLVEAGANIVGGCCGTTPEHIRAIKEAVKDLKPVKRNPIRGLKVASRTKLVFIGTGHPTRMIGERINPTGKKRLQDSLKRGDFSIVKEEAKKQTEEGADLLDVNVGVPGIDEPKAMKEAVRTVIETTDLPIVIDSKDPKAVEEALKMCDGRPIVNSCSGEVKDIKNILPLVKKYGANVLLLAIDDEGLKESAEDRVEIVERLLEKCEEIGIDRSSTLADVLNLAVSAMPESAVETLRAIRLVKEKFGIATTLGVSNVSFGLPARPLINSSFMAMAIYSGLDSGILNTGDSRMVETVFSSDVIVGKDRGAQRFTERFQNYRPKGEDRECRELLSKICQLSCSFLKGEKVSVEFEQKEEKKEGKKESEDEGAPEGVLGKIFKKVLEGDREGIKEPTERALSEFEPIEVSDRALIPALDVIGKRFEKGEIFLPQMLRSAQAVQSAFEILKREMKKRGGNVKLGGKIVMATVHGDVHEIGKNIVITMLENSGFEVIDLGTNVPPEKIVETAKKERADIVGLSALMTTTLPSMEETIKAIREAGLDIPVIVGGAVVTPEYAESIGGIYGGDAQQAVKIVKKLLKVEEE, from the coding sequence TTGGCAGAAAATCCCTTTTTGAAAGAGGAGAAAATCTGGGTTCTTGACGGTGCAATGGGAACAATGTTAATGAAAAAGGGAATGGACGTTAACTATGCACCGGAGCTCCTCAACGTAAAACACCCAGAAGTACTGATGGAGATACACGAAGAGTACATAGAAGCCGGAGCCGACATAATTGAAACAAATACCTTTGGAAGCAATAGGATAAAGCTCTCACACTATGGACTTGAGGATAGGGTTAAGGAACTAACTAAAGCCGGAGTAAGGCTTGCAAAGGAGGCCTCAAGGGGAAGAGCTTTAGTTGCCCTCTCTGTTGGTCCTACAGGGGTATTTGTTGAGCCCGTTGGGGACTACTCGTTTGATGAAATTAAGGACGTATTTAAGGAGCAGATAGAGGCTGGAGCTGAGGCTGGAGCCGATTTAATTCTAATTGAAACGATGTCTGATACAAAGGAGGCAAAGGCTGCCGTTGTTGCAGCTCAGGAAATCTGCGACCTGCCCGTTCTTGTTAGCATGACGTATCAGGAGGACGGTAGAACCCTCCTTGGAACACCTCCAGAAGTTTCTGCTGCAATATTTGAGGGATTTAACGTTTCAGCAGTTGGAGCAAACTGTTCCTTAGGACCTGAATCCTTCGTTAACCTTGTAAGGAGGATGGCCTCTGTAACTGAAACTCCAATAGTTGTATACGCAAATGCAGGATTACCGGTTCTAAAGGACGGTAAAACGATTTATCCTGAACCTCCGGAAGTCTTTGGGGAGTATGCAGTCAAGTTGGTTGAGGCTGGAGCAAACATCGTTGGTGGCTGTTGCGGAACAACTCCAGAACACATAAGAGCAATAAAGGAGGCCGTAAAGGACTTAAAGCCCGTTAAGAGAAATCCAATCAGGGGATTAAAGGTAGCAAGCAGAACAAAGCTTGTCTTTATCGGAACCGGTCATCCAACAAGAATGATAGGTGAAAGGATAAATCCAACAGGTAAGAAGAGGCTTCAGGACTCTTTAAAGAGGGGAGACTTTTCTATTGTAAAGGAGGAGGCAAAAAAGCAGACGGAGGAGGGTGCAGATTTATTGGATGTAAATGTTGGTGTTCCGGGAATTGATGAACCAAAAGCGATGAAGGAGGCAGTTAGGACCGTAATAGAGACTACGGACTTACCTATAGTCATTGATAGTAAGGACCCCAAGGCGGTTGAAGAAGCTTTAAAAATGTGCGATGGAAGGCCAATTGTAAATTCGTGTTCAGGCGAGGTAAAGGATATAAAAAACATACTACCCCTTGTTAAAAAGTACGGAGCAAACGTTCTTTTGCTTGCAATTGACGATGAGGGACTAAAGGAGAGTGCAGAGGATAGGGTAGAGATTGTCGAAAGACTTTTAGAAAAGTGTGAGGAAATCGGTATAGACAGGAGCTCCACTTTAGCAGACGTCCTTAACCTTGCTGTAAGTGCGATGCCTGAATCTGCAGTTGAAACGCTGAGGGCAATTAGACTGGTAAAGGAAAAGTTTGGAATTGCTACAACCCTCGGGGTTAGCAATGTATCCTTCGGCCTCCCTGCAAGGCCTTTGATAAATTCATCCTTTATGGCAATGGCCATTTACTCTGGGCTCGACTCCGGAATACTAAATACAGGTGACAGTAGAATGGTTGAAACGGTCTTTTCGTCCGATGTAATTGTTGGAAAGGATAGGGGAGCTCAGAGATTTACGGAGAGGTTTCAAAACTACAGGCCTAAGGGAGAGGATAGGGAGTGCAGGGAGCTCCTTTCAAAAATCTGTCAGTTGAGCTGTTCCTTCCTAAAGGGGGAAAAGGTCTCTGTTGAGTTTGAGCAGAAGGAGGAGAAGAAGGAGGGAAAAAAGGAGAGTGAAGATGAGGGAGCTCCAGAGGGCGTTTTAGGGAAGATTTTTAAGAAGGTTTTGGAAGGAGACAGGGAGGGAATTAAGGAGCCTACAGAGAGAGCTCTCTCTGAGTTTGAGCCGATAGAGGTTAGTGACAGAGCTCTTATACCTGCACTTGACGTTATAGGGAAGAGGTTTGAAAAGGGCGAAATTTTCCTTCCCCAGATGCTACGTTCCGCTCAGGCAGTTCAGTCTGCCTTTGAAATACTGAAGAGGGAGATGAAAAAGAGAGGGGGGAACGTTAAGTTAGGTGGAAAGATTGTCATGGCAACGGTTCACGGTGACGTTCATGAAATCGGAAAAAACATTGTAATAACTATGCTTGAGAACAGTGGATTTGAAGTTATAGACCTTGGAACGAACGTTCCTCCTGAAAAAATCGTAGAGACTGCAAAGAAGGAAAGGGCAGACATAGTTGGACTGAGTGCCCTTATGACTACAACACTTCCTTCAATGGAGGAAACAATAAAGGCAATAAGGGAGGCTGGACTTGATATTCCGGTGATTGTCGGAGGAGCAGTTGTAACTCCCGAATATGCCGAATCAATAGGTGGAATTTATGGTGGTGATGCCCAGCAAGCTGTTAAAATTGTAAAAAAACTGCTTAAAGTGGAGGAGGAATGA
- a CDS encoding adenine phosphoribosyltransferase, translated as MTELKSLIRDVPDFPKPGIVFKDITPLLHRPWALQKVIDFIGNRYIGAGVEIVAGIESRGFILASALAYKIGAGLAIIRKPGKLPYRTISATYTLEYGEDSIEIHEDAIQEGTKVVLIDDVLATGGTMSAAIDLVERLGGNIISVDFLLELTFLNGRKKIEERGYPVFSLIKF; from the coding sequence ATAACGGAGTTAAAGTCCTTAATCCGCGACGTTCCAGACTTTCCAAAACCGGGAATTGTCTTTAAGGACATAACGCCTCTTCTTCACAGGCCTTGGGCACTTCAGAAGGTAATAGACTTTATCGGAAACAGGTACATTGGAGCAGGTGTTGAAATAGTGGCTGGAATTGAGTCGAGGGGATTCATACTTGCCTCAGCCCTTGCCTACAAAATAGGGGCAGGGCTTGCGATAATAAGAAAGCCGGGGAAACTTCCCTACAGAACAATCAGTGCAACCTACACTTTAGAGTACGGAGAGGACAGTATAGAGATTCACGAGGATGCAATTCAGGAGGGAACAAAGGTTGTTTTAATAGACGACGTTCTTGCAACTGGTGGAACAATGAGTGCTGCAATTGACCTGGTTGAAAGGTTGGGAGGAAACATAATAAGCGTTGACTTTCTCCTTGAATTAACGTTCCTTAACGGAAGGAAGAAAATAGAGGAGAGAGGATATCCTGTATTTTCACTAATAAAGTTCTAA
- the fabF gene encoding beta-ketoacyl-ACP synthase II has translation MGRRVVITGLGVVSPVGSTVEKFWDGITKGKSGIGRITKFDTEGFPVQIAGEVKDFDPSLYFDRKEIRRTDPFIQFAVGASVQAVESSGLDKADVDKTRVGVLIGSGIGGLTTIEQQLKILMEKGPRRVSPYCVPMEIINMASGIVSIRFGFKGPNISVVTACATGTHAIGEAYRTIQYGDADVMVAGGTESCITPLAVAGFAAAKALSTRNDEPERASRPFEKNRDGFVMGEGAGIVVLEELEHAKRRGARILAEVVGYGTSGDAYHMTAPAPEGEGAARAIENAIKDAGISPEDIDYVNAHGTSTKFNDLFETMAIKKALGEHAYKVKISSIKSMIGHLLGAAGGVEVVSCVKTIETGIIPPTINYEEPDPECDLDYTPNKAVRADVRYVLKNSFGFGGTNACLILKRYEP, from the coding sequence ATGGGAAGAAGGGTAGTAATAACAGGATTAGGAGTTGTTTCTCCCGTTGGGAGTACAGTTGAAAAGTTCTGGGATGGCATAACTAAAGGAAAGTCGGGAATTGGAAGAATAACAAAGTTTGATACTGAGGGATTTCCGGTTCAAATAGCTGGAGAGGTAAAAGACTTTGATCCTTCTCTATACTTTGATAGGAAGGAGATAAGGAGAACAGACCCATTTATTCAGTTTGCAGTTGGTGCGTCCGTTCAGGCTGTGGAGAGCTCCGGACTTGATAAGGCAGACGTTGATAAAACACGGGTTGGCGTTTTAATAGGTTCTGGAATCGGTGGATTAACGACAATAGAACAGCAGTTAAAAATCCTTATGGAGAAGGGGCCGAGGAGGGTATCCCCCTACTGCGTTCCCATGGAAATTATAAACATGGCATCTGGTATTGTTTCAATAAGGTTTGGCTTTAAAGGTCCAAACATCTCCGTTGTTACTGCCTGTGCGACCGGAACTCACGCCATTGGAGAGGCCTACAGGACAATTCAGTACGGTGATGCCGATGTTATGGTTGCCGGTGGAACGGAGAGCTGTATTACTCCTTTGGCAGTTGCCGGATTTGCAGCTGCAAAAGCCCTATCTACGAGGAACGATGAACCTGAAAGGGCAAGTAGGCCATTTGAAAAGAACAGGGACGGTTTTGTAATGGGAGAGGGAGCTGGAATCGTTGTTTTAGAGGAACTTGAACATGCAAAGAGAAGGGGAGCAAGGATACTTGCCGAAGTTGTAGGTTACGGAACGAGCGGGGATGCCTACCACATGACGGCTCCAGCACCGGAGGGAGAAGGGGCTGCAAGGGCTATAGAGAACGCAATTAAGGATGCTGGAATTAGCCCTGAGGATATCGACTACGTGAATGCCCACGGAACGTCCACTAAGTTCAACGACCTATTTGAAACGATGGCAATAAAGAAGGCCTTGGGAGAGCATGCTTACAAGGTTAAAATTAGCAGTATTAAGTCTATGATAGGTCACCTCTTGGGTGCTGCCGGAGGAGTAGAGGTTGTTTCCTGTGTTAAAACTATTGAGACCGGAATTATTCCTCCAACGATTAACTACGAGGAACCAGACCCTGAGTGTGACTTGGACTACACTCCAAATAAGGCTGTAAGGGCTGACGTTAGGTACGTTCTTAAAAACTCCTTTGGATTTGGAGGAACGAACGCTTGTCTGATTCTCAAAAGGTACGAGCCTTAG
- the rnc gene encoding ribonuclease III, which produces MSDSQKVRALGEGKLVELERRLGYSFKDKNLLRRALIHRSFSFEKEVGENYEVLEFLGDAVIGLIVSEELIKRFPDKTEGELSQIRAFLVSEPSLAELAKTIDLGEFLYLGKGEKRSGGKTKSSILCDVFEAVFGALYLDAGFEKAKEVFKEKFLDKLWQILDSAVTYKDFKSYLQEVTQRDFKVLPEYSLIRVEGPEHDKTFYVECRVRELKTEGTGKSKKSAEQSAAKEMLRALGVIGERN; this is translated from the coding sequence TTGTCTGATTCTCAAAAGGTACGAGCCTTAGGAGAGGGTAAACTGGTAGAGCTTGAAAGGAGATTGGGTTACTCCTTTAAGGATAAGAATCTCCTCAGGAGAGCTCTCATTCACCGTTCCTTTTCCTTCGAGAAGGAGGTTGGTGAGAATTACGAAGTTTTAGAGTTTTTAGGAGACGCAGTTATAGGCCTTATAGTTAGTGAGGAGCTCATAAAGAGGTTTCCCGATAAGACCGAAGGGGAGCTCTCCCAGATAAGGGCGTTTTTGGTCAGCGAACCTTCACTGGCAGAGCTTGCAAAAACGATAGACTTGGGAGAGTTTCTCTACCTTGGAAAGGGAGAAAAGAGGAGCGGAGGTAAAACCAAGAGTTCAATACTCTGCGATGTATTTGAGGCTGTCTTTGGAGCTCTCTACTTAGACGCCGGTTTCGAGAAGGCTAAGGAGGTCTTTAAGGAGAAATTCTTAGACAAACTCTGGCAGATACTTGACAGTGCTGTAACCTACAAGGACTTTAAGAGTTACCTTCAAGAGGTTACCCAGAGGGATTTTAAAGTTCTGCCAGAGTACAGCTTAATTAGGGTAGAGGGACCAGAACACGACAAGACCTTTTACGTTGAGTGTAGAGTCAGAGAGTTGAAAACGGAAGGAACTGGAAAATCAAAGAAATCCGCAGAACAGTCAGCTGCAAAGGAGATGCTTAGAGCTCTGGGGGTAATAGGTGAAAGGAATTAA